From Haloarcula sp. CBA1127, a single genomic window includes:
- a CDS encoding 30S ribosomal protein S13: MSAEDPNAGEDADAEEEEDIRYFVRIGQTDLDGTKSVERALTELNGIGHRAARIIAQKADVDRRAVFGKLDDDVIERVVDRVENFADDVPEWMTNHQKDYFTGETTHETGNDLQLTRRQDINRMKMIDSYRGVRHKRGQKVRGQRTKSTGRTEGTIGVNVEAIKEEQAEEAAAEDDE; this comes from the coding sequence ATGAGTGCAGAAGACCCCAACGCGGGCGAGGACGCGGATGCCGAAGAGGAGGAGGACATCCGCTATTTCGTCCGTATCGGACAGACAGACCTCGACGGGACGAAATCCGTCGAGCGAGCACTGACAGAACTGAACGGTATCGGCCACCGGGCCGCCCGAATTATCGCCCAGAAGGCGGACGTCGACCGGCGCGCTGTCTTCGGCAAGCTCGACGACGACGTCATCGAGCGCGTCGTCGACCGCGTCGAGAACTTCGCCGACGATGTGCCCGAGTGGATGACCAACCACCAGAAGGACTACTTCACTGGTGAGACCACCCACGAGACCGGTAACGACCTCCAGCTTACCCGCCGGCAGGACATCAACCGCATGAAGATGATCGACTCCTACCGCGGTGTCCGACACAAGCGCGGCCAGAAGGTCCGTGGACAGCGTACCAAGTCCACTGGCCGGACGGAGGGAACCATCGGCGTCAACGTCGAGGCGATCAAGGAAGAGCAGGCTGAGGAAGCCGCTGCGGAGGATGACGAATAA
- a CDS encoding Mrp/NBP35 family ATP-binding protein: protein MNTDDVRERLRTVEDPDLGDDIVSLGLINSIDVTDDQVSIDLALGAPYSPTETSIANEVREALGDLDREIDLSASVDRGVPEAEDPLPKVKNVIAVASGKGGVGKSTVAVNLAAGLSRLGARVGLFDADVYGPNVPRMLDADEQPQATEDEEIIPVEKHGIRLMSMDFLVGKDDPVIFRGPMVDNVLTQLWDDVLWGELDYMVVDLPPGTGDTQLTMLQQVPVSGAVIVTTPEEVALDDARKGLRMFGRHETPVLGIVENMSSFVCPDCGGTHDIFGSGGGREFADETEMPFLGEIPLDPEVREGGATGEPLVLDEDSDVGESFRDIAARTANMQGIIHRKRQSDSQRAQPEQ, encoded by the coding sequence ATGAATACAGACGACGTACGCGAGCGCCTGCGAACGGTCGAGGACCCGGACCTTGGGGACGACATTGTCTCGCTCGGGCTGATCAACAGCATCGACGTGACCGACGATCAAGTCAGCATCGACCTGGCGCTCGGTGCGCCGTACTCGCCGACGGAGACGAGCATCGCGAACGAGGTCCGCGAGGCGCTGGGTGACCTTGACCGCGAGATCGACCTCTCGGCGAGCGTCGACCGCGGTGTCCCGGAAGCAGAGGACCCACTGCCGAAGGTCAAGAACGTCATCGCAGTCGCCTCGGGGAAAGGCGGGGTCGGCAAGTCAACCGTCGCGGTGAACCTCGCCGCCGGCCTCTCACGGCTCGGCGCTCGCGTCGGCCTGTTCGACGCCGACGTGTACGGGCCGAACGTTCCGCGGATGCTCGACGCTGACGAACAGCCGCAGGCGACAGAGGACGAAGAGATAATTCCCGTCGAAAAACACGGGATTCGGCTGATGAGTATGGACTTCCTCGTCGGCAAGGACGACCCAGTTATCTTCCGCGGTCCGATGGTCGACAACGTCCTCACGCAGCTCTGGGATGACGTGCTCTGGGGCGAACTCGACTACATGGTCGTGGACCTGCCGCCGGGGACCGGGGACACGCAGCTGACGATGCTCCAGCAGGTGCCCGTCTCCGGGGCCGTCATCGTCACCACGCCGGAGGAAGTCGCCCTCGATGACGCCCGGAAGGGACTCCGGATGTTCGGTCGCCACGAGACGCCGGTACTTGGCATCGTTGAGAACATGTCCTCGTTCGTCTGTCCAGACTGTGGTGGGACACACGACATCTTCGGGAGCGGCGGCGGCCGCGAGTTTGCCGACGAAACGGAGATGCCGTTCCTCGGCGAGATTCCGCTCGACCCCGAAGTCAGGGAGGGCGGCGCCACTGGCGAACCGCTTGTGCTTGACGAGGACAGCGACGTTGGCGAGTCGTTCCGCGACATCGCCGCCCGGACCGCCAATATGCAGGGCATCATCCACCGAAAACGCCAGAGCGACAGCCAGCGCGCTCAGCCCGAGCAGTAG
- a CDS encoding 30S ribosomal protein S17e, whose product MAIKPAYVKKTGTLLMERYPDAFGADFEHNKDVVEELTNIESKGVRNRIAGYVTRKMNNPVEA is encoded by the coding sequence ATGGCAATCAAACCCGCCTACGTCAAGAAGACCGGGACGCTCCTCATGGAGCGATACCCTGACGCCTTCGGTGCAGACTTCGAACACAACAAAGATGTCGTCGAGGAACTGACCAACATCGAGTCCAAGGGTGTCCGCAACCGTATCGCCGGCTACGTCACCCGGAAAATGAACAACCCGGTCGAAGCGTAA
- a CDS encoding DUF447 domain-containing protein, with the protein MTGGPSAGDGPESSNSETQWPVTLAGVSETVVTTLGPNERWNVAALGVHAPDDDGPATATTWGRTRTWRNFRERGSGYVQFTRDPVDFVEAALSVREEDDPVIDSADAWVAVDVERRDSGSEGDTQWVEWALHPVDSTVERRVVPTTNRGHAAVVEATVAASRLDVPSYDRETLLERLAYFESVVETAGGERERAAFERVRVLVDADW; encoded by the coding sequence GTGACCGGCGGCCCTTCGGCAGGCGATGGTCCCGAATCCAGTAATTCCGAGACACAGTGGCCTGTCACGCTCGCCGGCGTCTCCGAGACGGTCGTCACCACGCTGGGGCCGAACGAGCGCTGGAACGTCGCCGCACTTGGTGTCCATGCACCGGATGACGATGGGCCAGCTACGGCGACGACGTGGGGCCGAACCCGGACTTGGCGGAACTTTCGGGAGCGTGGTAGCGGCTACGTCCAGTTCACGCGCGACCCGGTCGATTTCGTCGAGGCGGCGCTGTCGGTTCGCGAGGAAGACGACCCTGTTATCGACAGCGCGGACGCCTGGGTAGCGGTCGATGTCGAACGGCGTGACTCCGGGAGTGAGGGGGACACACAGTGGGTCGAGTGGGCGCTACACCCCGTCGACAGCACCGTCGAGCGCCGTGTCGTCCCGACGACGAACCGTGGCCACGCCGCCGTCGTTGAGGCGACTGTCGCAGCCTCGCGGCTGGATGTACCAAGCTACGACCGTGAAACGCTGCTGGAACGACTCGCGTACTTCGAGTCCGTGGTCGAAACAGCCGGTGGTGAGCGCGAGCGGGCAGCCTTCGAGCGCGTACGCGTTCTGGTCGACGCCGACTGGTAG